In the Pontibacillus sp. HMF3514 genome, TAATTAAAGCATTGCAAAAAGAGGGATTAAAAGTTGGTACCCTAAAGCATCATGGTCATGGTGGAGAACCTGACAAGCTTGATCATGGTACAGATAGTTCACGACATTTTGATGCAGGGGCAGTAGTGAGTGGTGTAGAAGGGGAAGGAGTCTTTCAGTGGAATGTTCGGGAAAAGAGCTGGAGTTTGGATGAACTACTTAACCTTTATCAACCTCTAGGATTGGATGTTGTGCTAGTGGAAGGGTATAAATCTGAACCATATCCCAAGTGGGTGCTGTTGCGTGATGATCGTGATGTGAAATTGTTAAAAGAAGTAAAGAACATTTATGGCATTGTGACTAGTGGAACCATTTCACATGATTCTGTCCCTTGTGTACCAAGGGAAGAAGAAGAAACATACATAAGGATAATCAAAAATCAGATCAAGGGGGAGTTGGATGGAAAATAAACGATTTTGGATTACCGATAAGTTTATCTCTATTGATGATGTGGTAAAAAACATTGTAAGGCCAGAGGCTGGCGCAATTAATACATTTATCGGCACGGTACGCGAATTCACGAAAGGGAAACGCACCCTATATTTAAAGTATGATGCGTACGTGCCAATGGCTGAAAAGAAATTAGCACAGATCGGAGATGAGATTCAGGAAAGGTGGCCGGAAGCTAGATGTTCGATTGCCCATCGAATTGGCGAGCTTTCTATATCGGACATAGCTGTAGTCATTGCCGTATCTACACCCCACAGAGCGGATTCTTATGACGCTAGCCGATATGCCATTGAACGAATCAAAGAAATTGTACCGATCTGGAAAAAAGAGCATTGGGAAGATGGAGAACAATGGATCGGGGATCAACTCGAGACCATAGCTTACCCATCCGGACATCCAGAACAGGAGGATCTATAAATGGTTAAAGTATTATTATTTGCACAATTCCAAGAAGCAGCAGGACGTGAATCAGTAGATGTAGACGCAGCGGGACAACCTGTTGGTCACGTAAAATCGATTTTAAAAGAAAACTACGGCTTACTTGATTTAGACAACGCAACAGTAGCTGTAAACCAAGAATACACAGATATGGATACGGAACTGAAAGAAGGAGACACCGTAGCCTTTATTCCACCCGTATCTGGAGGCTGATTTTTCTACAAACTGACCGCTCATAAGAGTGGTCAGTTTTTTAGTGGAGAAAGTAGTGCCTACACGAGAGAATCCATTCTCTCTTTGTTACTAAAAGGATAGATTTTTTATAAAAATAAAAATTCCAACCTATATAAAGTGTAGGTTGGAATTATTTGTTCAGTGTTTGAGTTCAGGTTTTACGTCAAGGTTTTCTTCCTTGGATAAGGCGCACAATAAGTAATACAAGTGCGAATACAAGTAAGAAGTGAACTAGGCCATTACCTATAATTGTGAAGCCAAGTAACCACAAGATAATCAAAATAATAATTGCCCAAAACATGACTTGAACCTCCTTTTAGTATTAATTTATCCCTAAATGAAGAAAGTGAAACATAAAAGATGTGTGCAAAAGAAAAAGCAGCATCTCAATAAGAGATACTGCTTTAATATTCATTAAAGAAATAAGAAAACCAATGTCCCTACAATGAAGCAGTAGAATGCAAAGTACTTTAGGTTACCTTCTTTCATAACATTGATAAACCACTTAAGCGCAAAGTAGGATGCAACGATCGACCCTAGGAATGCTAGCAAGTATGGGATCAGCATTGTGGAAAAGACGCCACTGTTGATAAATTCATCAATGTTAAGCACAACCGTTCCTAGACTAACAGGGATATAAAGTAAGAATGAAAAACGAAGGGCTGTAGCTTTTTTCGTCCCAATCAGCATTGCAGCTACAATGGTAGCTCCTGAACGACTGATACCTGGCATTAATGCAACAGCTTGGGCAAATCCTACGATGAGCGCATCCCATATGGAAAGGTCACCATCACCTTTGCTTCCTTTTAAATTACGTATAATCCATAGCGCGATCCCTGTAACAATTAGAGTGATTCCAACTAACTTGGCAGATTCACCGAACGTATTTTCAATCCAATCCCCAAATACAATACCTAACACGGCAGCTGGGATGGTTCCGATAATGAGATATAGAATGAAACGAAAATCATTAGAAGTTTCTTCATCACGCTGATTTTGGAACA is a window encoding:
- the mobB gene encoding molybdopterin-guanine dinucleotide biosynthesis protein B; this translates as MREYPFVILQVVGYKNSGKTSVITSLIKALQKEGLKVGTLKHHGHGGEPDKLDHGTDSSRHFDAGAVVSGVEGEGVFQWNVREKSWSLDELLNLYQPLGLDVVLVEGYKSEPYPKWVLLRDDRDVKLLKEVKNIYGIVTSGTISHDSVPCVPREEEETYIRIIKNQIKGELDGK
- a CDS encoding molybdenum cofactor biosynthesis protein MoaE; the protein is MENKRFWITDKFISIDDVVKNIVRPEAGAINTFIGTVREFTKGKRTLYLKYDAYVPMAEKKLAQIGDEIQERWPEARCSIAHRIGELSISDIAVVIAVSTPHRADSYDASRYAIERIKEIVPIWKKEHWEDGEQWIGDQLETIAYPSGHPEQEDL
- the moaD gene encoding molybdopterin converting factor subunit 1, encoding MVKVLLFAQFQEAAGRESVDVDAAGQPVGHVKSILKENYGLLDLDNATVAVNQEYTDMDTELKEGDTVAFIPPVSGG
- a CDS encoding lmo0937 family membrane protein, which translates into the protein MFWAIIILIILWLLGFTIIGNGLVHFLLVFALVLLIVRLIQGRKP
- a CDS encoding undecaprenyl-diphosphate phosphatase, with translation MELVDKLILLFQYLFLGVFQGFTEPIPISSSGHLVILRDLFNLELGGLMFEVFVNFGSLVAVLIVYRNDLIRLIKNGWGFLFQNQRDEETSNDFRFILYLIIGTIPAAVLGIVFGDWIENTFGESAKLVGITLIVTGIALWIIRNLKGSKGDGDLSIWDALIVGFAQAVALMPGISRSGATIVAAMLIGTKKATALRFSFLLYIPVSLGTVVLNIDEFINSGVFSTMLIPYLLAFLGSIVASYFALKWFINVMKEGNLKYFAFYCFIVGTLVFLFL